One genomic region from Stackebrandtia nassauensis DSM 44728 encodes:
- a CDS encoding phospholipase D-like domain-containing protein: MKSLSHRFAVAVSVIAALVVVTAIQVCGGGRAEAETSGCATDGRYRVCTTNPDTVAGGQDFTIVDEVQRQIRGAKKGGEIRIAMYKLMLKRVAYDLVDAQRRGVDVKVVVGTNDNHPDRNVEAVRILRSGGVKVVECVEGCLPNRDGRHRGAMHNKFLIVRSAGGTTVTQTSSNLSSPQTEWHQNLLSIRDDHALYRYYLAYWQRLAAGSWTVGGDTWIGGDRSGRGDHDMSRAYVFPVTSGDPITAILDDVTDCRRGDDRIWVTHNITERVGVRNRLIELHNAGCDVRVVTGKTDNEEFMQSHVRGLGHLDADKVRRLRGTHNKFVVIDAKYAGQWRKVVVTGSHNLSYSALKNANDVVLRVVHNGVADEYFGYFRQLYQSA; the protein is encoded by the coding sequence ATGAAGTCGCTCTCGCACCGCTTCGCTGTGGCCGTCAGCGTGATCGCCGCCCTGGTCGTGGTCACCGCGATCCAGGTTTGCGGCGGCGGCCGTGCCGAGGCCGAAACCTCGGGCTGCGCGACCGACGGCCGGTACCGGGTGTGCACCACCAATCCCGACACGGTCGCGGGCGGGCAGGACTTCACCATCGTCGACGAGGTCCAGCGTCAGATCCGTGGCGCCAAGAAGGGTGGCGAGATCCGCATCGCCATGTACAAGCTGATGCTCAAACGGGTCGCCTACGACCTGGTGGACGCCCAGCGGCGCGGTGTTGACGTCAAGGTCGTGGTCGGCACCAACGACAACCACCCCGACCGCAACGTCGAGGCCGTCCGGATCCTGCGCTCCGGCGGTGTGAAGGTCGTCGAATGCGTCGAAGGCTGCCTGCCCAACCGGGACGGACGGCATCGCGGCGCCATGCACAACAAGTTCCTCATCGTCAGAAGCGCCGGTGGTACGACCGTCACCCAGACCTCGTCGAACCTTTCCAGCCCGCAGACCGAATGGCACCAGAACCTGCTGTCCATACGCGACGACCATGCGCTGTACCGCTACTACCTCGCCTACTGGCAGCGGCTGGCCGCCGGGTCGTGGACCGTCGGCGGCGATACCTGGATCGGCGGCGATCGTTCCGGCAGGGGAGATCACGACATGTCGAGGGCGTATGTCTTCCCGGTGACCTCCGGCGACCCGATCACGGCGATCCTCGACGATGTCACCGACTGCCGCCGCGGCGATGACCGTATCTGGGTCACCCACAACATCACCGAACGCGTCGGCGTGCGCAACCGTCTCATCGAACTGCACAACGCCGGTTGCGATGTCAGGGTGGTGACGGGCAAGACCGACAACGAGGAGTTCATGCAGTCACACGTTCGCGGCCTGGGACATCTGGACGCCGACAAGGTCAGGCGACTTCGCGGCACCCACAACAAGTTCGTCGTCATCGACGCCAAGTACGCGGGCCAATGGCGCAAGGTCGTCGTGACCGGCTCGCACAACTTGAGCTACAGCGCGTTGAAGAACGCCAACGACGTCGTCCTCCGTGTTGTCCACAATGGTGTTGCCGACGAGTATTTCGGCTACTTCAGGCAGCTGTACCAGTCAGCATGA
- a CDS encoding DUF4440 domain-containing protein: MDALDARVAHAVEEMHADLALWLGTEAPPSVYQRIMHAQHPDFSMVGRDGDIVSREELGTELTGAANALPGMTIDIEDLTILASGGDVVVVRFTEIHRHSGTENRRRTTATLTADVSVEEGLRWLAVHETAIATG; this comes from the coding sequence ATGGACGCACTCGACGCCCGCGTGGCCCACGCGGTGGAGGAAATGCACGCGGATCTGGCGCTGTGGCTGGGAACCGAAGCGCCCCCATCGGTCTACCAGCGGATCATGCACGCGCAACACCCCGACTTCTCCATGGTGGGACGCGACGGCGACATCGTTTCCCGCGAGGAACTGGGCACCGAACTGACGGGCGCGGCCAACGCGCTGCCCGGGATGACCATCGACATCGAAGACCTGACAATCCTCGCCAGCGGCGGCGACGTGGTCGTCGTCCGCTTCACCGAGATCCACCGCCACAGCGGCACCGAGAACCGGCGCCGCACCACCGCCACCCTCACCGCCGACGTGTCGGTCGAAGAAGGACTGCGGTGGCTAGCGGTGCACGAGACCGCGATCGCGACCGGCTAG
- a CDS encoding ABC transporter substrate-binding protein, with the protein MSPGFGESRLSRRGLLRASALGLGALGAGSLTACAGSNPDELVFWHFVGPSSPQGKWQTTMVDDWNKHNKVRITERFVPFGDYASGPTLQTSFSADSGPDIFLLSPGDFLRYHNAGVLMDLTPYLPQSVRDDYLPGTLDSRSFDGKVYGLPIESEPLALFYSHDAFEKAGLSEADVPANWDQMLDVADKLTTDRRFGLLFETNPGYYQNFTWYPFLWQGGGSPVSKDQKSGRFDSKATVDALALWQDSINRRVAPTLPQGSGGMDTISNLGNGYCAMQQTGVWGVGELGIQLPDFKFGVAPLPKPPGGKDITTAGGWALVANVRGRNPEAAAEFIAWALGSDEDDCVERGRQLNTVIKKNLPVRRSVRDLAEKSGDIDTDNYRKFVEEIAPIAVGEPRYPVEIYRSISDAIQACQLDGADPATVAADTDEQIQTFVSTYEGASIL; encoded by the coding sequence ATGTCTCCTGGGTTTGGGGAGTCCCGGCTCTCCCGTCGCGGACTGCTGCGGGCCTCGGCGCTGGGCCTGGGTGCCCTGGGCGCGGGCTCGCTGACGGCCTGCGCGGGCTCGAACCCCGATGAGCTGGTGTTCTGGCATTTCGTCGGGCCCAGCAGCCCGCAGGGCAAGTGGCAGACCACGATGGTCGACGACTGGAACAAGCACAACAAGGTCCGCATCACCGAACGGTTCGTCCCGTTCGGCGACTACGCCAGCGGCCCGACCCTGCAGACCTCGTTCAGCGCCGACTCCGGCCCGGACATCTTCCTGCTCAGCCCCGGCGACTTCCTGCGCTACCACAACGCGGGCGTCCTGATGGACCTCACGCCGTACCTGCCCCAGTCGGTGCGCGACGACTACCTTCCCGGCACTTTGGACAGCCGCAGCTTCGACGGCAAGGTGTACGGTCTGCCCATCGAAAGCGAACCGTTGGCGCTGTTCTACAGCCACGACGCCTTCGAGAAGGCCGGACTGTCCGAAGCCGACGTTCCCGCCAACTGGGACCAGATGCTGGACGTGGCCGACAAACTCACCACCGACCGCCGCTTCGGGCTGCTGTTCGAGACCAACCCCGGCTACTACCAGAACTTCACCTGGTACCCGTTCCTGTGGCAGGGCGGCGGATCGCCGGTGTCCAAGGACCAGAAGAGCGGCCGCTTCGACTCCAAGGCCACCGTGGACGCGCTCGCGCTGTGGCAGGACAGCATCAACCGCCGGGTCGCTCCCACCCTGCCGCAGGGCTCGGGCGGCATGGACACCATCAGCAACCTCGGCAACGGCTACTGCGCCATGCAGCAGACCGGCGTGTGGGGAGTCGGCGAGCTCGGCATCCAGTTGCCGGACTTCAAGTTCGGGGTGGCGCCGCTGCCGAAACCGCCGGGCGGCAAGGACATCACCACCGCGGGCGGCTGGGCCCTGGTCGCCAACGTGCGCGGCCGCAACCCCGAGGCCGCCGCCGAGTTCATCGCCTGGGCGCTGGGCAGCGACGAGGACGACTGCGTCGAACGGGGACGCCAGCTCAACACCGTCATCAAGAAGAACCTGCCGGTGCGCCGCAGCGTCCGCGACCTCGCCGAGAAGTCCGGCGACATCGACACCGACAACTACCGGAAGTTCGTGGAGGAGATCGCCCCGATCGCGGTCGGCGAACCCCGCTACCCGGTGGAGATCTACCGGAGCATCTCGGACGCCATCCAGGCCTGCCAGCTGGACGGCGCCGACCCGGCCACCGTCGCGGCGGACACGGACGAGCAGATCCAGACGTTCGTGTCCACATACGAAGGAGCGTCGATCCTGTGA
- a CDS encoding carbohydrate ABC transporter permease — translation MTTSNLTRIVPRRRPGEARAGYGFIALDGLGLIVFVAGPALLALVIGLFDVDGFGKIEFAGFDNFALMAGDKLLWKCVGITAIFTAIFVPTAFVVSLCLALVVKNPYPGVGLVRAALFLPQVISLVVIGVMWKFLLTDKTGVVSGILSPLGLGDTSWLGDPWLALPTVAFISVWFLMGYQMLIFLAGLQDIPNELYDAATVDGANAWQRFWNVTWPCLRPTSFFVLVTSMVNAIAGTLAFDIIYVLTKGGPANSTSTVIFYAYQQAFTYGRFGYAAAICGFVVAVLILLTGAMFAATRGGRFNDA, via the coding sequence GTGACCACCAGCAATCTCACCCGCATCGTGCCCCGGCGCCGCCCCGGCGAGGCCCGCGCCGGATACGGCTTCATCGCCCTGGACGGCCTGGGACTGATCGTCTTCGTCGCCGGGCCCGCTCTGCTGGCCCTCGTCATCGGACTGTTCGACGTGGACGGATTCGGCAAGATCGAGTTCGCCGGATTCGACAACTTCGCGCTGATGGCGGGGGACAAGCTGCTGTGGAAGTGCGTCGGCATCACCGCGATCTTCACGGCGATTTTCGTGCCCACCGCCTTCGTGGTGAGCCTGTGCCTGGCCCTGGTGGTCAAGAACCCCTATCCCGGCGTCGGTCTGGTGCGCGCGGCGCTGTTCCTGCCGCAGGTGATCAGCCTGGTCGTCATCGGCGTCATGTGGAAGTTCCTGCTCACCGACAAGACCGGGGTGGTGTCGGGGATCCTCAGCCCGCTGGGCCTCGGCGACACCTCGTGGCTGGGTGACCCGTGGCTGGCGCTGCCGACGGTGGCCTTCATCAGCGTGTGGTTCCTGATGGGCTACCAGATGCTGATCTTCCTGGCCGGACTGCAGGACATCCCGAACGAACTCTACGATGCCGCCACAGTGGACGGCGCCAACGCGTGGCAGCGGTTCTGGAACGTCACCTGGCCGTGTCTGCGCCCCACCAGCTTCTTCGTGCTCGTCACCTCGATGGTCAACGCGATCGCCGGGACGCTGGCCTTCGACATCATCTACGTGCTCACCAAGGGCGGCCCGGCCAACTCCACGTCCACGGTCATCTTCTACGCCTACCAGCAGGCGTTCACGTACGGCAGGTTCGGCTACGCGGCGGCGATCTGCGGATTCGTCGTGGCCGTGCTGATCCTGCTCACCGGCGCGATGTTCGCCGCCACCCGCGGAGGTCGATTCAATGACGCGTGA
- a CDS encoding carbohydrate ABC transporter permease, with protein sequence MTRDRAQPRAPITWLSIVGYLLALVTALPILWMVLAAFRPKGDVFALTWPTNLTTENFTYVLTEVPFPVYLGNSALVSIVVTVIALFLHTMAGYALARLRFPGRGLAFGLVIATLLISLPVILVPLFMVTEVLGMVNTYAGLIVPSIFNAFGVFLLRQFYLSLPTDLEDAGRLDGCGHLRLYWHIVLPLSRPIMASLAVLFFLANWNSFVWPLTVAQDENLRVVQVGINSLQGQYGQDYQYVLAGSVLAAIPTVIVFLIGQRRIVDSLKTTGLK encoded by the coding sequence ATGACGCGTGACCGTGCCCAACCCCGGGCCCCGATCACCTGGCTGTCCATCGTGGGCTACCTGCTGGCGCTCGTGACCGCGCTGCCCATCCTGTGGATGGTGCTGGCCGCCTTCCGCCCCAAGGGCGACGTGTTCGCGCTGACCTGGCCGACAAACCTGACCACCGAGAACTTCACCTACGTGCTGACCGAGGTCCCGTTCCCGGTCTACCTCGGCAACAGCGCCCTGGTGTCCATCGTGGTCACCGTGATCGCGCTGTTCCTGCACACCATGGCCGGATACGCGCTGGCCCGGTTGCGGTTCCCCGGCCGGGGCCTGGCCTTCGGTCTGGTGATCGCGACGCTGTTGATCTCGCTGCCGGTGATCCTGGTGCCGCTGTTCATGGTGACCGAGGTACTGGGCATGGTGAACACCTACGCGGGCCTGATCGTGCCCAGCATCTTCAACGCCTTCGGCGTGTTCCTGTTGCGGCAGTTCTACCTCAGCCTTCCCACCGACCTGGAGGACGCCGGTCGCCTGGACGGCTGCGGCCACCTGCGGCTGTACTGGCACATCGTGCTGCCGTTGAGCCGCCCCATCATGGCGTCGCTGGCGGTGCTGTTCTTCCTGGCGAACTGGAACTCCTTCGTGTGGCCGCTGACCGTGGCCCAGGACGAGAACCTGCGCGTCGTGCAGGTCGGGATCAACTCGCTGCAAGGACAATATGGACAGGACTACCAGTACGTGCTGGCCGGGTCGGTCCTGGCCGCGATCCCGACGGTGATCGTGTTCCTCATCGGACAACGCAGGATCGTCGACTCACTGAAGACAACCGGATTGAAATAG
- a CDS encoding glycoside hydrolase family 172 protein — protein sequence MRESAYGQFGSSLRDLPRLRNSRRGRASSWDTTGGNDDRVTVEPGETVTLADLRGPGAITHIWCTTMLETPDGPWAVETDFLRRLVLKITWDDADHPSVLVPLGDFFGVGHGRTANFSSAPLQMSPQDGKGFNSWFAMPYAQGAKVELISELEQQKVFFYYYVDYESYARAEDDLGYFHAQWHRENPTDGQPRGESTVPQHLFEGPNLTGEGNYVILDATGRGHYVGCVFNVHNLSDSTDWDWYGEGDDMIFIDGEPWPPRLHGTGTEDYFNTSWCPTQTYHAPYHGITLPGRDNWKGQISMYRFHIEDPVLFNESIKVTIEHGHANKRCDDISSVAYWYQTLPHRPFDLAPVAQRLPRSE from the coding sequence GTGCGGGAATCGGCATACGGACAGTTCGGCTCGAGCCTGCGGGACCTGCCCAGGCTGCGCAACTCACGACGGGGCCGGGCGTCGAGCTGGGACACCACCGGCGGCAACGACGACCGGGTCACCGTGGAGCCGGGCGAGACGGTGACGCTGGCCGACCTGCGCGGCCCCGGGGCGATCACCCACATCTGGTGCACCACGATGCTGGAGACTCCGGACGGACCCTGGGCGGTCGAGACCGACTTCCTGCGGCGCCTGGTCCTCAAGATCACCTGGGACGACGCCGACCACCCCAGCGTCCTGGTGCCGCTGGGGGACTTCTTCGGCGTCGGACACGGCCGCACCGCGAACTTCTCCTCGGCGCCACTGCAGATGAGTCCACAGGACGGCAAGGGCTTCAACAGCTGGTTCGCCATGCCCTACGCGCAGGGTGCCAAAGTCGAGCTCATCAGCGAACTGGAGCAACAGAAGGTCTTCTTCTACTACTACGTCGACTACGAGTCGTACGCCCGCGCTGAGGACGACCTGGGCTACTTCCACGCCCAGTGGCACCGCGAGAACCCCACCGACGGACAGCCGCGCGGCGAGTCCACCGTGCCGCAGCACCTGTTCGAGGGCCCCAACCTGACCGGCGAGGGCAACTACGTGATCCTGGACGCGACCGGCCGCGGCCACTACGTCGGCTGTGTGTTCAACGTGCACAACCTGTCCGACAGCACCGACTGGGACTGGTACGGCGAGGGCGACGACATGATCTTCATCGACGGCGAACCCTGGCCGCCGAGGCTGCACGGCACCGGAACCGAGGACTACTTCAACACCTCCTGGTGCCCGACCCAGACCTACCACGCCCCGTACCACGGCATCACGCTGCCGGGCCGCGACAACTGGAAGGGCCAGATCTCGATGTACCGGTTCCACATCGAGGATCCGGTGCTGTTCAACGAGTCCATCAAGGTCACCATCGAGCACGGCCACGCCAACAAACGCTGTGACGACATCTCCTCGGTGGCGTACTGGTACCAGACGCTGCCGCACCGGCCGTTCGACCTGGCACCCGTCGCGCAACGGCTGCCGCGCTCGGAGTGA
- a CDS encoding FGGY-family carbohydrate kinase — MTGDNAILLGVDIGTSSSKAVAVDRRGSILARAERAHETATPHPGWFEHDAETVWWDDFRYLVGRLLEHVDGRDIAGLATSGIGPVLLPADGDGRPLRPAILYGVDTRASAEIDELDAEFGAEAIMERGGTPLSSQAVGPKIRWLAKHEPDVWRRTEKLLMASSYLVHRLTGEYVLDHHSASQCDPLYDQRSFGWARDWAEKVAPGLALPRLAWPGEVVGAVSATAAAATGLPRDLPVMAGTVDAWAESVSVGVREPGETMVMYGTTMFIVNVAADPRPHRGLWTTSGAMPGTFSLAAGMATSGSVTDWLRRLVGGDFAELTAAAATVPAGSRGLLLLPYFAGERTPIFDPEARGVIAGLTLAHGPAELYRAALEGIAHGVRHNLETMASAHGSIERLVAVGGGTKGGLWTQIVSDVTNQAQDIPSHTIGACLGDAMLAAHGLGLDVDLAAWNPVTATVRPDPARAEAYDAFYRHYRELYPATSDVAHFLAHQQKLAD, encoded by the coding sequence GTGACCGGCGACAACGCGATACTGCTGGGCGTCGACATCGGCACGTCCAGTTCCAAGGCGGTCGCGGTGGACCGGCGCGGGTCGATCCTGGCCCGCGCCGAACGCGCCCACGAGACCGCCACCCCGCACCCGGGTTGGTTCGAGCACGACGCCGAGACGGTGTGGTGGGACGACTTCCGGTACCTGGTCGGCCGGTTGCTGGAACACGTCGACGGCCGCGACATCGCGGGGCTGGCCACCAGCGGTATCGGTCCGGTGCTGCTGCCCGCCGACGGCGACGGCCGTCCGTTGCGTCCGGCGATCCTGTACGGGGTCGACACCCGTGCCAGCGCCGAGATCGACGAGCTCGACGCCGAGTTCGGGGCCGAGGCCATCATGGAGCGGGGCGGTACTCCCCTGTCCAGTCAGGCCGTCGGCCCCAAGATCCGCTGGCTGGCCAAGCACGAGCCGGATGTGTGGCGGCGCACCGAGAAGCTGTTGATGGCCAGTTCCTATCTGGTGCACCGGCTCACCGGCGAGTACGTGCTGGACCATCATTCGGCCAGCCAGTGCGACCCGCTCTACGATCAGCGGTCCTTCGGCTGGGCGCGTGACTGGGCCGAGAAGGTGGCGCCGGGGCTGGCGCTGCCACGGCTGGCCTGGCCCGGCGAGGTGGTGGGTGCGGTGTCGGCCACGGCCGCCGCCGCGACCGGGCTGCCCCGGGATCTGCCGGTCATGGCGGGCACGGTGGACGCGTGGGCCGAGTCGGTCAGCGTCGGGGTGCGCGAGCCCGGCGAGACCATGGTCATGTACGGCACCACCATGTTCATCGTCAACGTGGCCGCCGATCCGCGACCGCATCGGGGACTGTGGACCACCAGCGGCGCGATGCCGGGCACGTTCTCACTGGCGGCGGGCATGGCCACCTCCGGGTCGGTCACCGACTGGCTGCGGCGGCTGGTCGGCGGCGACTTCGCCGAGCTGACCGCGGCGGCGGCCACGGTCCCGGCCGGGAGCCGGGGACTGCTGCTGTTGCCGTACTTCGCGGGCGAACGTACCCCGATCTTCGATCCGGAGGCCCGGGGCGTGATCGCGGGGCTGACGCTGGCGCATGGACCGGCGGAGCTGTACCGGGCGGCGCTGGAGGGGATCGCCCACGGGGTGCGGCACAACCTGGAGACCATGGCCTCGGCGCACGGTTCGATCGAGCGGCTGGTGGCCGTCGGCGGCGGCACCAAGGGTGGACTGTGGACGCAGATCGTGTCCGATGTGACCAATCAGGCACAGGACATCCCGTCGCACACCATCGGCGCCTGCCTGGGCGACGCGATGCTGGCCGCGCACGGGCTCGGCCTCGACGTCGACCTGGCGGCGTGGAACCCCGTGACCGCGACCGTACGGCCGGATCCGGCGCGGGCGGAGGCGTACGACGCGTTCTACCGGCACTATCGCGAGCTCTACCCGGCCACGAGCGACGTCGCGCATTTCCTGGCGCACCAGCAGAAGCTGGCGGACTGA
- a CDS encoding L-fucose/L-arabinose isomerase family protein, which translates to MARIGVISISDGREYVQKDIGDFIAGYEDRLVASLEAAGHEVIRGEEQVTSNTVATAVARRVAARGVDLTVLHYAVWAFPHFTMLAADASPGPLLLLSTIDPAQPGMVGMLAAGGALDQIGREHTRLWGDADDTELIDAIGVRASAAAAVSSLRGSTFGRIGGRPMGMYTAVANTDQWQREFGIDVEEIDQYEIVRRAELADASEKKHAREWLETNANVHYDGKKLTPELLERQIGSYMAMRELIEEWNLDFTGIKGQPELTQYFATMDIAEAFLNDPYDWNGPKAPHVCATEADMDGALTMQLLKGITGTPVLFADVRHYHADRDVWDLCNSGQHATWYAARSDDPAVNLARVHLYPEVFFFPAGGASVHHIAAPGEMTLARLTRLDGKYRMQLMHGEFQEFDDEVNTEMMRRSTPEWPHAWARIHAPAATFLSRFGANHIHAVPGDRRAELRTVCELMGISLDEFTRD; encoded by the coding sequence GTGGCGCGCATTGGCGTGATCAGCATTTCGGACGGCCGTGAGTACGTGCAAAAGGACATCGGCGACTTCATCGCCGGTTACGAGGATCGCCTGGTCGCGAGCCTGGAAGCCGCCGGGCACGAGGTGATCCGGGGCGAGGAGCAGGTCACGTCCAACACCGTGGCCACCGCGGTGGCGCGCCGGGTGGCGGCCCGGGGCGTCGACCTGACCGTGCTGCACTACGCGGTGTGGGCGTTCCCGCATTTCACGATGCTGGCCGCCGACGCCTCCCCCGGTCCGCTGCTGCTGTTGTCCACCATCGACCCGGCGCAGCCGGGCATGGTGGGCATGCTGGCCGCCGGTGGCGCGCTGGACCAGATCGGCCGCGAGCACACCCGGCTGTGGGGCGACGCGGACGACACCGAACTCATCGACGCGATCGGGGTGCGGGCCAGCGCCGCGGCGGCGGTGTCGAGCCTGCGCGGTTCCACCTTCGGCCGGATCGGCGGTCGTCCGATGGGCATGTACACCGCCGTGGCCAACACCGACCAGTGGCAGCGCGAGTTCGGCATCGACGTGGAGGAGATCGACCAGTACGAGATCGTGCGCCGCGCGGAGCTGGCCGACGCGTCCGAGAAGAAGCACGCCCGGGAATGGCTGGAGACCAACGCCAACGTCCACTATGACGGCAAGAAGCTCACGCCCGAGCTGCTGGAGCGGCAGATCGGCTCCTATATGGCGATGCGGGAGCTGATCGAGGAGTGGAACCTCGACTTCACCGGTATCAAGGGGCAGCCGGAACTGACCCAGTACTTCGCCACCATGGACATCGCCGAGGCGTTCCTCAACGACCCCTACGACTGGAACGGCCCCAAGGCGCCGCACGTGTGCGCCACCGAGGCCGACATGGACGGCGCGCTGACGATGCAGCTGCTGAAGGGGATCACCGGCACGCCGGTGCTGTTCGCCGACGTGCGGCACTACCACGCCGACCGGGACGTGTGGGACCTGTGCAACTCCGGGCAGCACGCGACCTGGTACGCCGCCCGCAGCGACGATCCGGCCGTCAACCTGGCCCGGGTGCACCTGTACCCCGAGGTGTTCTTCTTCCCCGCCGGCGGCGCCTCGGTGCACCACATCGCCGCCCCCGGCGAGATGACGCTGGCGCGGTTGACCAGACTGGACGGAAAGTACCGGATGCAGCTGATGCACGGTGAGTTCCAGGAATTCGACGACGAGGTCAACACCGAGATGATGCGACGCTCCACACCGGAGTGGCCGCACGCGTGGGCACGCATCCACGCGCCCGCCGCGACCTTCCTGTCCCGGTTCGGCGCCAACCACATCCACGCCGTGCCCGGTGACCGGCGCGCCGAGCTGCGGACGGTGTGCGAGCTGATGGGCATCAGTCTCGACGAGTTCACGAGGGACTGA
- a CDS encoding LacI family DNA-binding transcriptional regulator, with amino-acid sequence MATIAEVAALAGLSTATVSRALNGVPTVDPELALRVWRAAEELDYQPHGPARSLRRQRTAVLALIISDVENPFFTAIARGVEDIARAEGYSVVLCNSDEDVEKERRYLDVAATERMAGVIISPTAETSRSGVVGAADTPFVAVDRPLPSGNGDCVLVDTRDAARQATVHLAERGYDRIACLTGPTGLATADDRLAGYRDGLRETGRQADEALVRHSPYRADGAHEAALQLLDELRPPDALLVANSTMAIGVLEALRERDLRPGRDVGVVAFDDAPWATLVDPPLSVVTQPAYELGTSAATLLLSRIADRSRPSSTTILGARLVARDTSRRD; translated from the coding sequence GTGGCGACGATCGCCGAAGTGGCGGCATTGGCCGGATTGTCAACGGCGACGGTGTCGCGCGCCCTCAACGGCGTGCCGACCGTCGACCCCGAGCTGGCGCTGCGGGTGTGGCGCGCGGCCGAAGAACTCGATTACCAGCCCCACGGACCGGCCCGCAGCCTGCGCCGACAGCGCACCGCCGTGCTGGCGCTCATCATCTCCGACGTGGAGAACCCGTTCTTCACCGCGATCGCCCGCGGCGTCGAGGACATCGCCCGCGCCGAGGGCTACTCGGTGGTGCTGTGCAACTCCGATGAGGACGTCGAGAAGGAACGCCGCTACCTGGACGTCGCGGCGACCGAACGCATGGCCGGAGTCATCATCTCGCCGACCGCCGAGACCAGCCGCTCCGGCGTAGTCGGCGCCGCGGACACCCCGTTCGTCGCGGTGGACCGGCCGCTGCCGTCGGGCAACGGCGACTGCGTCCTGGTCGACACTCGCGACGCCGCCCGGCAGGCCACCGTCCACCTGGCCGAGCGCGGCTACGACCGGATCGCCTGCCTGACCGGCCCGACCGGACTGGCCACCGCCGACGACCGGCTGGCCGGATACCGCGACGGGCTGCGCGAGACCGGCAGGCAGGCCGACGAGGCGCTGGTGCGGCACTCGCCCTACCGCGCCGACGGGGCGCACGAGGCGGCGCTGCAACTGCTCGACGAACTGCGCCCGCCGGACGCGTTGCTGGTCGCCAACAGCACCATGGCCATCGGCGTGCTGGAGGCGTTGCGGGAACGCGACCTGCGGCCCGGCCGCGACGTCGGCGTCGTCGCCTTCGACGACGCGCCGTGGGCGACCCTTGTGGATCCGCCGCTGTCGGTGGTCACGCAACCGGCCTACGAGCTGGGCACCAGCGCCGCGACACTGTTGCTGTCCCGCATCGCCGACCGGTCGCGACCGTCCAGCACCACGATCCTGGGAGCCCGGCTGGTTGCGCGGGACACCTCCCGCCGCGACTGA
- a CDS encoding ATP-binding cassette domain-containing protein, with the protein MTDTARMTARGLKKRYGHVTALDGTDFDLRAGEVLAVIGDNGAGKSTLIKALSGAIAPDAGTITLDGEPVRFRTPADARANGIETVYQDLALAPALDIATNMFMGRELRRKGPLGSVFRLLDKKRMRQQAAQHMSELQIGLQSLTHPVEDLSGGQRQGVAVARAAAWAEHVVIMDEPTAALGVKESAQVLDLIGRVRDRGLAVVLISHNMPHVFEIADRIHIQRLGKRVALVGREDHSMSEVVAIMTGALRVSDDDGEATEVVDQAAAAAAGLDT; encoded by the coding sequence ATGACCGACACCGCCCGCATGACCGCCCGGGGCCTTAAGAAACGCTACGGGCACGTCACCGCCCTCGACGGCACCGACTTCGACCTGCGCGCCGGTGAGGTGCTGGCCGTCATCGGCGACAACGGCGCCGGGAAGTCCACACTCATCAAAGCGCTGTCGGGAGCCATCGCCCCCGACGCCGGGACGATCACCCTGGACGGCGAGCCGGTCAGGTTCCGCACCCCCGCCGACGCCCGCGCCAACGGCATCGAGACCGTCTACCAGGATCTGGCCCTGGCACCGGCGCTGGACATCGCCACCAACATGTTCATGGGCCGCGAACTGCGGCGCAAGGGCCCGCTGGGCAGCGTGTTCCGGTTGCTCGACAAGAAGCGGATGCGGCAGCAGGCCGCCCAGCACATGAGCGAACTCCAGATCGGACTGCAGAGCCTCACGCACCCGGTGGAGGACCTGTCCGGCGGCCAGCGGCAGGGTGTCGCGGTGGCGCGGGCGGCGGCCTGGGCCGAGCACGTGGTCATCATGGACGAACCCACCGCGGCCCTGGGCGTGAAGGAGTCGGCGCAGGTGCTGGACCTGATCGGCAGGGTCCGGGACCGGGGTCTGGCGGTCGTGCTGATCAGCCACAACATGCCGCACGTGTTCGAGATCGCCGACCGCATCCACATCCAGCGGCTCGGCAAGCGCGTCGCCCTCGTCGGACGCGAGGACCACTCGATGTCCGAAGTGGTCGCGATCATGACCGGCGCGCTGCGGGTCAGCGACGACGACGGGGAGGCCACCGAGGTCGTCGACCAGGCCGCGGCAGCCGCGGCGGGCCTGGACACCTGA